CGAATACGCGCCGCGTCTCCGCCGGGTCGAAGCGGTGGGTGGGAAATTCCGTCGGGACCCGCTGCAAGAGCTCGATCTCACCCCCGATGAGGGTCGTTGGCTCGGAATAGAGCCGCGCCACCCCGGGGTGGTTCGGGTCATCCGTCCCGTAGACGAGGGCCGCCTCCCGGGCGGGATCGCGGTGGTAGACAGCGCTCACGCGCATGGTCCCGTACACCGTTCCGTCCTGGCTTGCAAGCGCAACCCGATCACCGGAGGGGGGAGTGTCAACCGGGAGGACGATCGGGATCGGCCAGATCGTCCCGTCGGGGAGGCGCCAATTCTCGAGGACGGATTCGTACGCCTCGTTGTCCATGAACCCGGAGAGCGGGCTGTACAGGCCGGAGGCGATGTTGTCGAGCTCGGAGAGATGGAATCGGGATAACGTGAGCACGGGGAGCCCCTCAACCCGGGGGCGGTCGGAGTCGGCCAGGATGCGATTCACGAGGGTGCCGCCGTGAGGAGGAATCATTTCGCCTCCCGCGCCGGGACGCGGGCCGGGATCAGGCCGCGGTCCTCGAGGTAGCTCAGGATCTTCCCGAGCGATTCTTCGACCGTCTCCTTGTCCGTGTGTACGACAATCTCCGCGTCCTCCGGCGGTTCGTACGGGTCGTCGATCCCGGTGAACCCGGTGATCTCCCCGGCAAGGGCTTTCTTGTACAACCCCTTCGGGTCGCGGGAGATCAGGGTCTCAAGCGGGCATTCCACATACACCTCGATGAAGTTGTGGCAGCGCCTCCGCGCCTCGGCCCGCGCTTCCCGGTACGGGGAGATGAACGCACATGTCGTCGCCACCCCGTTCTTGCTCAACAGCTCAGCGACGAACGTGACGCGACGAATGTTCTCGTCCCGGTCCTCCTTGGAGAAGCCGAGGTCGCGCGTCAGGTCCTGGCGGACCACATCCCCGTCCAACCGCTGTACGAACCGAATCCCCCGCTCCCGCAGGGCCCGCTCCAGTGCCATGGCAAGGGTCGTCTTCCCCGACCCTGATAGCCCGGTGAACCAAACCACAAACCCTTCTCGCATTCCCATCCTTTCGTGTTACAGGTAGCCCAGGTTACGGAGCCGGGTGCGCACGAGCTCGATCTCCTCTGGAGTGAGGCCCGTGGGCCGTTCCCCCTTGGCGGCGACAAGGTCGCGCAGCACGTACACCACGAACTCGTTCACCGAGCGGAACCCGGTTCCTTCGATCACCTGCTGCAGCTGCTCATACAGCGGCCGCGGGATCTTAAGCGTCACTCGTTCGGCCATCGTACTCTATTTATAGCCCAATCGTATTACAGAAGCAACCGCACGTGTTTAAAAAGCGCATCACATCGGCGGGAATTGGTCGCGAGGAGGGTCCTGGTTCGAATCGAGGAGTCCCACGAGCACACCGTTTTCGGTTAGGTA
The Candidatus Bipolaricaulota bacterium genome window above contains:
- the cysC gene encoding adenylyl-sulfate kinase, giving the protein MGMREGFVVWFTGLSGSGKTTLAMALERALRERGIRFVQRLDGDVVRQDLTRDLGFSKEDRDENIRRVTFVAELLSKNGVATTCAFISPYREARAEARRRCHNFIEVYVECPLETLISRDPKGLYKKALAGEITGFTGIDDPYEPPEDAEIVVHTDKETVEESLGKILSYLEDRGLIPARVPAREAK